The proteins below come from a single Rosa rugosa chromosome 2, drRosRugo1.1, whole genome shotgun sequence genomic window:
- the LOC133732590 gene encoding disease resistance protein RUN1-like isoform X2 yields the protein MASGSQKACSSPPSSASCWKYDVFLSFRGVDTRKGITVDIHDRLNRSGIKTFMDEQDLQVGDAISPTLLAAIKESRFAIVVLSQNYASSAWCLEELRKICLSMEDNRILPLFYHVDPTDARYQKKSFEDAFSKHETSGRHELEKVKQWRDDLKRVAGISGWNTQDYETHKELVDVIAEFLLSKVVPDAIESTGDFEAFEATRQAMNEVMKALKDDEVTAVGVYGMGGVGKTTMVKHVGAHARKSGIFDCVIMGVVSQSPDYRKIQGTLADLLGVKFEGETETGRAAGLSKEMKRRNKILIILDDIWGRTDLSKIGIPSYKELQMCKSKVLLTTRIRNVCHVMECQEKITLNVLSKEDSWTLFVRIARRSFESTTFEGVAKKVAGECRGLPIALTAVARALGDKELMEWKRAAQRLEKSQSANPDDSREASKCIKLSYDYLKDEDYKSYFLLCCLFPEDWDIPKEILFRYAIGKGLFRDADTLEEARERADSVATHLKHSCLLLDSEEYGSVKMHDVVRDTAIQIAQSEHGFLVRAGCGLKDWPRQLHEGYSAVSLMQNRITKLPDKFVCPELRMLLLTNNLFIDKIPETFFETPNELRVLDLTWTRISLLPQSLCLLNNLRALYLDGCDSRLDISMIGKLRKLEILSMRYCNLKELSREIGDLTNLKMLDFTRTSISTILSEGIISKLHSLEELYMEQFANWGRKVEGDREETNVGFDEVTSLSNLRVLEVRFPDAACIPKNVEFNPNWVKFDIYVGTSEKMQVTNRYCHKSIVLRLATISSLPDWFCNAVMNITERLQWEGCRRLIDIFVESEHRRLHGLKLLYIIGPIRGYKLMNPITWVPTKPVFENLEELHLEYVDCQEFCVGELPPGSLFNLKLLKVNNCKNWGNVLLPSALLQRLPNLEELYCHSMDIKYVFSDEALFEQSKLRKLDVRGQWGLHTVRSMRSICHGPTPAAMFQSLQSLTIRLCNLQGSLFTSDVAQYLFQLEYIRLLGCPFLQRIVEASNKKIILPKLKELVLEELPMLDYESASFDIECPSLENLYVTECPMFLASSLDFHSRKQVQFKR from the exons ATGGCCTCCGGCTCCCAAAAAGCCTGTTCATCTCCTCCTTCATCAGCTTCATGTTGGAAGTATGATGTGTTTTTGAGTTTCAGGGGTGTAGACACTCGCAAGGGGATCACAGTCGACATACACGATCGACTAAATAGGAGTGGAATCAAAACATTCATGGATGAGCAGGACCTTCAAGTAGGGGATGCTATTTCTCCCACTCTCTTAGCAGCCATCAAAGAATCAAGGTTTGCAATTGTTGTTCTCTCGCAAAATTATGCTTCTTCTGCTTGGTGTCTGGAGGAACTTAGAAAGATTTGTCTATCCATGGAAGACAACAGAATTTTGCCACTTTTTTATCATGTTGATCCTACTGATGCTCGATATCAGAAAAAGAGTTTCGAAGATGCTTTCTCTAAGCATGAAACCTCTGGGCGACATGAATTAGAGAAGGTGAAGCAATGGAGAGATGATTTAAAAAGAGTGGCCGGTATCTCTGGGTGGAATACACAGGATTATGA GACTCACAAAGAACTTGTTGATGTGATTGCGGAATTTCTCCTTAGTAAAGTAGTACCTGATGCAATTGAGTCCACAGGAGATTTTGAAGCATTTGAAGCAACAAGACAAGCCATGAATGAGGTTATGAAGGCACTAAAAGATGACGAGGTCACTGCCGTCGGTGTCTACGGCATGGGAGGCGTTGGAAAGACAACCATGGTGAAACATGTCGGTGCACATGCCCGAAAAAGTGGGATTTTTGATTGTGTGATTATGGGTGTCGTATCCCAAAGCCCTGACTACAGAAAAATTCAAGGCACATTAGCAGACCTGTTAGGCGTCAAATTTGAGGGAGAGACAGAAACTGGAAGAGCAGCTGGATTGAGTaaggagatgaagagaagaaataaGATCCTTATAATCCTGGACGACATTTGGGGGAGAACAGATTTGTCAAAGATAGGGATTCCCAGCTACAAGGAGCTTCAAATGTGCAAGTCCAAAGTCCTACTCACCACAAGGATACGGAATGTCTGTCATGTCATGGAGTGCCAAGAAAAGATAACACTCAACGTTCTCTCAAAAGAAGATTCTTGGACCTTGTTTGTGAGAATTGCAAGAAGGTCATTTGAATCGACCACTTTCGAGGGTGTAGCAAAGAAGGTAGCTGGAGAATGTAGGGGTCTACCCATTGCATTGACAGCAGTTGCGAGGGCACTTGGAGATAAAGAACTAATGGAATGGAAAAGAGCAGCCCAACGACTAGAGAAGTCGCAATCTGCCAACCCGGACGATTCCAGAGAAGCATCCAAATGTATAAAATTAAGCTATGATTACTTGAAAGATGAGGACTACAAGTCATACTTCTTGCTCTGTTGCCTATTCCCAGAAGACTGGGACATCCCAAAAGAAATCTTGTTCAGGTATGCGATCGGGAAAGGATTGTTTCGAGATGCTGACACACTCGAAGAAGCCAGAGAGAGAGCTGATTCCGTGGCCACGCACCTTAAACATTCTTGCTTGCTTTTGGATAGTGAAGAATATGGATCTGTAAAGATGCATGATGTTGTCCGGGATACAGCCATTCAAATTGCGCAATCTGAACATGGGTTTTTGGTGAGAGCTGGCTGCGGTTTAAAGGACTGGCCACGTCAATTACATGAAGGCTATTCTGCAGTCTCACTAATGCAGAATCGTATTACCAAGCTACCCGATAAGTTTGTATGTCCAGAACTCCGGATGTTGTTACTCACCAATAATTTGTTTATAGATAAGATCCCAGAAACCTTTTTTGAAACTCCAAATGAATTGAGGGTCTTAGATCTTACCTGGACTAGGATTTCATTACTACCCCAATCGTTGTGTCTCTTAAACAACCTCCGAGCTTTGTATTTAGATGGTTGTGATTCCCGTCTTGACATTTCCATGATCGGAAAACTTAGGAAGCTTGAGATTCTTAGTATGAGGTACTGTAATTTGAAGGAGTTGTCGAGAGAAATAGGAGATTTGACCAATCTAAAGATGTTGGATTTCACCCGTACAAGTATTTCGACAATTCTATCCGAAGGGATCATATCAAAGTTGCATAGTTTAGAAGAACTGTACATGGAACAATTTGCGAACTGGGGGCGTAAAGTTGAGGGAGACAGAGAAGAAACAAATGTTGGTTTTGACGAGGTAACTAGCTTGTCAAATTTAAGAGTTTTAGAGGTTCGTTTCCCCGATGCAGCATGTATACCTAAAAATGTTGAGTTCAATCCGAATTGGGTGAAATTTGATATATATGTGGGCACAAGCGAGAAGATGCAAGTCACTAATCGATATTGTCATAAATCAATAGTCTTGAGGCTTGCCACCATAAGTAGCTTGCCGGACTGGTTTTGCAATGCGGTGATGAACATAACAGAGAGGCTACAGTGGGAAGGGTGCCGAAGGTTAATTGACATATTTGTGGAGTCTGAGCATCGGAGATTACATGGACTGAAGCTTCTCTATATAATTGGTCCCATTAGGGGGTACAAGCTTATGAACCCAATAACATGGGTTCCAACAAAACCTGTGTTCGAGAACTTGGAAGAGTTGCATCTGGAATACGTGGATTGCCAGGAGTTTTGTGTTGGTGAATTACCACCTGGGTCTCTATTCAATTTGAAGTTATTGAAGGTTAACAATTGTAAAAACTGGGGGAATGTACTTCTACCATCAGCATTGTTACAGAGACTACCAAATCTGGAAGAACTATATTGTCATTCCATGGATATTAAATATGTTTTTAGTGATGAAGCGTTATTTgaacaatcaaaattgagaaaGTTAGACGTGAGGGGTCAATGGGGTCTACATACAGTGAGAAGCATGAGAAGCATATGTCATGGACCTACTCCAGCTGCAATGTTCCAATCTCTTCAAAGTTTGACCATTAGGCTGTGCAACTTGCAGGGAAGTCTCTTCACCTCTGATGTTGCTCAATATCTTTTTCAATTGGAATACATTCGTTTACTAGGTTGCCCCTTTTTGCAAAGAATAGTTGAAGCAAGCAACAAGAAGATCATTCTTccaaaattgaaggaattaGTTTTGGAAGAACTACCAATGTTAGACTATGAAAGTGCTTCTTTTGATATTGAGTGTCCTTCACTGGAAAACCTATATGTGACGGAATGCCCCATGTTTTTAGCCTCTTCTCTTGACTTCCACAGCAGGAAACAAGTCCAATTCAAGAG ATGA
- the LOC133732590 gene encoding probable disease resistance protein At4g27220 isoform X1, whose product MASGSQKACSSPPSSASCWKYDVFLSFRGVDTRKGITVDIHDRLNRSGIKTFMDEQDLQVGDAISPTLLAAIKESRFAIVVLSQNYASSAWCLEELRKICLSMEDNRILPLFYHVDPTDARYQKKSFEDAFSKHETSGRHELEKVKQWRDDLKRVAGISGWNTQDYETHKELVDVIAEFLLSKVVPDAIESTGDFEAFEATRQAMNEVMKALKDDEVTAVGVYGMGGVGKTTMVKHVGAHARKSGIFDCVIMGVVSQSPDYRKIQGTLADLLGVKFEGETETGRAAGLSKEMKRRNKILIILDDIWGRTDLSKIGIPSYKELQMCKSKVLLTTRIRNVCHVMECQEKITLNVLSKEDSWTLFVRIARRSFESTTFEGVAKKVAGECRGLPIALTAVARALGDKELMEWKRAAQRLEKSQSANPDDSREASKCIKLSYDYLKDEDYKSYFLLCCLFPEDWDIPKEILFRYAIGKGLFRDADTLEEARERADSVATHLKHSCLLLDSEEYGSVKMHDVVRDTAIQIAQSEHGFLVRAGCGLKDWPRQLHEGYSAVSLMQNRITKLPDKFVCPELRMLLLTNNLFIDKIPETFFETPNELRVLDLTWTRISLLPQSLCLLNNLRALYLDGCDSRLDISMIGKLRKLEILSMRYCNLKELSREIGDLTNLKMLDFTRTSISTILSEGIISKLHSLEELYMEQFANWGRKVEGDREETNVGFDEVTSLSNLRVLEVRFPDAACIPKNVEFNPNWVKFDIYVGTSEKMQVTNRYCHKSIVLRLATISSLPDWFCNAVMNITERLQWEGCRRLIDIFVESEHRRLHGLKLLYIIGPIRGYKLMNPITWVPTKPVFENLEELHLEYVDCQEFCVGELPPGSLFNLKLLKVNNCKNWGNVLLPSALLQRLPNLEELYCHSMDIKYVFSDEALFEQSKLRKLDVRGQWGLHTVRSMRSICHGPTPAAMFQSLQSLTIRLCNLQGSLFTSDVAQYLFQLEYIRLLGCPFLQRIVEASNKKIILPKLKELVLEELPMLDYESASFDIECPSLENLYVTECPMFLASSLDFHSRKQVQFKRYVAVSKTYLICHINLVVQLLTNNQ is encoded by the exons ATGGCCTCCGGCTCCCAAAAAGCCTGTTCATCTCCTCCTTCATCAGCTTCATGTTGGAAGTATGATGTGTTTTTGAGTTTCAGGGGTGTAGACACTCGCAAGGGGATCACAGTCGACATACACGATCGACTAAATAGGAGTGGAATCAAAACATTCATGGATGAGCAGGACCTTCAAGTAGGGGATGCTATTTCTCCCACTCTCTTAGCAGCCATCAAAGAATCAAGGTTTGCAATTGTTGTTCTCTCGCAAAATTATGCTTCTTCTGCTTGGTGTCTGGAGGAACTTAGAAAGATTTGTCTATCCATGGAAGACAACAGAATTTTGCCACTTTTTTATCATGTTGATCCTACTGATGCTCGATATCAGAAAAAGAGTTTCGAAGATGCTTTCTCTAAGCATGAAACCTCTGGGCGACATGAATTAGAGAAGGTGAAGCAATGGAGAGATGATTTAAAAAGAGTGGCCGGTATCTCTGGGTGGAATACACAGGATTATGA GACTCACAAAGAACTTGTTGATGTGATTGCGGAATTTCTCCTTAGTAAAGTAGTACCTGATGCAATTGAGTCCACAGGAGATTTTGAAGCATTTGAAGCAACAAGACAAGCCATGAATGAGGTTATGAAGGCACTAAAAGATGACGAGGTCACTGCCGTCGGTGTCTACGGCATGGGAGGCGTTGGAAAGACAACCATGGTGAAACATGTCGGTGCACATGCCCGAAAAAGTGGGATTTTTGATTGTGTGATTATGGGTGTCGTATCCCAAAGCCCTGACTACAGAAAAATTCAAGGCACATTAGCAGACCTGTTAGGCGTCAAATTTGAGGGAGAGACAGAAACTGGAAGAGCAGCTGGATTGAGTaaggagatgaagagaagaaataaGATCCTTATAATCCTGGACGACATTTGGGGGAGAACAGATTTGTCAAAGATAGGGATTCCCAGCTACAAGGAGCTTCAAATGTGCAAGTCCAAAGTCCTACTCACCACAAGGATACGGAATGTCTGTCATGTCATGGAGTGCCAAGAAAAGATAACACTCAACGTTCTCTCAAAAGAAGATTCTTGGACCTTGTTTGTGAGAATTGCAAGAAGGTCATTTGAATCGACCACTTTCGAGGGTGTAGCAAAGAAGGTAGCTGGAGAATGTAGGGGTCTACCCATTGCATTGACAGCAGTTGCGAGGGCACTTGGAGATAAAGAACTAATGGAATGGAAAAGAGCAGCCCAACGACTAGAGAAGTCGCAATCTGCCAACCCGGACGATTCCAGAGAAGCATCCAAATGTATAAAATTAAGCTATGATTACTTGAAAGATGAGGACTACAAGTCATACTTCTTGCTCTGTTGCCTATTCCCAGAAGACTGGGACATCCCAAAAGAAATCTTGTTCAGGTATGCGATCGGGAAAGGATTGTTTCGAGATGCTGACACACTCGAAGAAGCCAGAGAGAGAGCTGATTCCGTGGCCACGCACCTTAAACATTCTTGCTTGCTTTTGGATAGTGAAGAATATGGATCTGTAAAGATGCATGATGTTGTCCGGGATACAGCCATTCAAATTGCGCAATCTGAACATGGGTTTTTGGTGAGAGCTGGCTGCGGTTTAAAGGACTGGCCACGTCAATTACATGAAGGCTATTCTGCAGTCTCACTAATGCAGAATCGTATTACCAAGCTACCCGATAAGTTTGTATGTCCAGAACTCCGGATGTTGTTACTCACCAATAATTTGTTTATAGATAAGATCCCAGAAACCTTTTTTGAAACTCCAAATGAATTGAGGGTCTTAGATCTTACCTGGACTAGGATTTCATTACTACCCCAATCGTTGTGTCTCTTAAACAACCTCCGAGCTTTGTATTTAGATGGTTGTGATTCCCGTCTTGACATTTCCATGATCGGAAAACTTAGGAAGCTTGAGATTCTTAGTATGAGGTACTGTAATTTGAAGGAGTTGTCGAGAGAAATAGGAGATTTGACCAATCTAAAGATGTTGGATTTCACCCGTACAAGTATTTCGACAATTCTATCCGAAGGGATCATATCAAAGTTGCATAGTTTAGAAGAACTGTACATGGAACAATTTGCGAACTGGGGGCGTAAAGTTGAGGGAGACAGAGAAGAAACAAATGTTGGTTTTGACGAGGTAACTAGCTTGTCAAATTTAAGAGTTTTAGAGGTTCGTTTCCCCGATGCAGCATGTATACCTAAAAATGTTGAGTTCAATCCGAATTGGGTGAAATTTGATATATATGTGGGCACAAGCGAGAAGATGCAAGTCACTAATCGATATTGTCATAAATCAATAGTCTTGAGGCTTGCCACCATAAGTAGCTTGCCGGACTGGTTTTGCAATGCGGTGATGAACATAACAGAGAGGCTACAGTGGGAAGGGTGCCGAAGGTTAATTGACATATTTGTGGAGTCTGAGCATCGGAGATTACATGGACTGAAGCTTCTCTATATAATTGGTCCCATTAGGGGGTACAAGCTTATGAACCCAATAACATGGGTTCCAACAAAACCTGTGTTCGAGAACTTGGAAGAGTTGCATCTGGAATACGTGGATTGCCAGGAGTTTTGTGTTGGTGAATTACCACCTGGGTCTCTATTCAATTTGAAGTTATTGAAGGTTAACAATTGTAAAAACTGGGGGAATGTACTTCTACCATCAGCATTGTTACAGAGACTACCAAATCTGGAAGAACTATATTGTCATTCCATGGATATTAAATATGTTTTTAGTGATGAAGCGTTATTTgaacaatcaaaattgagaaaGTTAGACGTGAGGGGTCAATGGGGTCTACATACAGTGAGAAGCATGAGAAGCATATGTCATGGACCTACTCCAGCTGCAATGTTCCAATCTCTTCAAAGTTTGACCATTAGGCTGTGCAACTTGCAGGGAAGTCTCTTCACCTCTGATGTTGCTCAATATCTTTTTCAATTGGAATACATTCGTTTACTAGGTTGCCCCTTTTTGCAAAGAATAGTTGAAGCAAGCAACAAGAAGATCATTCTTccaaaattgaaggaattaGTTTTGGAAGAACTACCAATGTTAGACTATGAAAGTGCTTCTTTTGATATTGAGTGTCCTTCACTGGAAAACCTATATGTGACGGAATGCCCCATGTTTTTAGCCTCTTCTCTTGACTTCCACAGCAGGAAACAAGTCCAATTCAAGAGGTATGTTGCTGTATCAAAAACTTACTTGATTTGTCATATTAATTTGGTAGTCCAATTGCTCACGAATAATCAGTAA
- the LOC133732590 gene encoding disease resistance protein At4g27190-like isoform X3: MNEVMKALKDDEVTAVGVYGMGGVGKTTMVKHVGAHARKSGIFDCVIMGVVSQSPDYRKIQGTLADLLGVKFEGETETGRAAGLSKEMKRRNKILIILDDIWGRTDLSKIGIPSYKELQMCKSKVLLTTRIRNVCHVMECQEKITLNVLSKEDSWTLFVRIARRSFESTTFEGVAKKVAGECRGLPIALTAVARALGDKELMEWKRAAQRLEKSQSANPDDSREASKCIKLSYDYLKDEDYKSYFLLCCLFPEDWDIPKEILFRYAIGKGLFRDADTLEEARERADSVATHLKHSCLLLDSEEYGSVKMHDVVRDTAIQIAQSEHGFLVRAGCGLKDWPRQLHEGYSAVSLMQNRITKLPDKFVCPELRMLLLTNNLFIDKIPETFFETPNELRVLDLTWTRISLLPQSLCLLNNLRALYLDGCDSRLDISMIGKLRKLEILSMRYCNLKELSREIGDLTNLKMLDFTRTSISTILSEGIISKLHSLEELYMEQFANWGRKVEGDREETNVGFDEVTSLSNLRVLEVRFPDAACIPKNVEFNPNWVKFDIYVGTSEKMQVTNRYCHKSIVLRLATISSLPDWFCNAVMNITERLQWEGCRRLIDIFVESEHRRLHGLKLLYIIGPIRGYKLMNPITWVPTKPVFENLEELHLEYVDCQEFCVGELPPGSLFNLKLLKVNNCKNWGNVLLPSALLQRLPNLEELYCHSMDIKYVFSDEALFEQSKLRKLDVRGQWGLHTVRSMRSICHGPTPAAMFQSLQSLTIRLCNLQGSLFTSDVAQYLFQLEYIRLLGCPFLQRIVEASNKKIILPKLKELVLEELPMLDYESASFDIECPSLENLYVTECPMFLASSLDFHSRKQVQFKRYVAVSKTYLICHINLVVQLLTNNQ, encoded by the coding sequence ATGAATGAGGTTATGAAGGCACTAAAAGATGACGAGGTCACTGCCGTCGGTGTCTACGGCATGGGAGGCGTTGGAAAGACAACCATGGTGAAACATGTCGGTGCACATGCCCGAAAAAGTGGGATTTTTGATTGTGTGATTATGGGTGTCGTATCCCAAAGCCCTGACTACAGAAAAATTCAAGGCACATTAGCAGACCTGTTAGGCGTCAAATTTGAGGGAGAGACAGAAACTGGAAGAGCAGCTGGATTGAGTaaggagatgaagagaagaaataaGATCCTTATAATCCTGGACGACATTTGGGGGAGAACAGATTTGTCAAAGATAGGGATTCCCAGCTACAAGGAGCTTCAAATGTGCAAGTCCAAAGTCCTACTCACCACAAGGATACGGAATGTCTGTCATGTCATGGAGTGCCAAGAAAAGATAACACTCAACGTTCTCTCAAAAGAAGATTCTTGGACCTTGTTTGTGAGAATTGCAAGAAGGTCATTTGAATCGACCACTTTCGAGGGTGTAGCAAAGAAGGTAGCTGGAGAATGTAGGGGTCTACCCATTGCATTGACAGCAGTTGCGAGGGCACTTGGAGATAAAGAACTAATGGAATGGAAAAGAGCAGCCCAACGACTAGAGAAGTCGCAATCTGCCAACCCGGACGATTCCAGAGAAGCATCCAAATGTATAAAATTAAGCTATGATTACTTGAAAGATGAGGACTACAAGTCATACTTCTTGCTCTGTTGCCTATTCCCAGAAGACTGGGACATCCCAAAAGAAATCTTGTTCAGGTATGCGATCGGGAAAGGATTGTTTCGAGATGCTGACACACTCGAAGAAGCCAGAGAGAGAGCTGATTCCGTGGCCACGCACCTTAAACATTCTTGCTTGCTTTTGGATAGTGAAGAATATGGATCTGTAAAGATGCATGATGTTGTCCGGGATACAGCCATTCAAATTGCGCAATCTGAACATGGGTTTTTGGTGAGAGCTGGCTGCGGTTTAAAGGACTGGCCACGTCAATTACATGAAGGCTATTCTGCAGTCTCACTAATGCAGAATCGTATTACCAAGCTACCCGATAAGTTTGTATGTCCAGAACTCCGGATGTTGTTACTCACCAATAATTTGTTTATAGATAAGATCCCAGAAACCTTTTTTGAAACTCCAAATGAATTGAGGGTCTTAGATCTTACCTGGACTAGGATTTCATTACTACCCCAATCGTTGTGTCTCTTAAACAACCTCCGAGCTTTGTATTTAGATGGTTGTGATTCCCGTCTTGACATTTCCATGATCGGAAAACTTAGGAAGCTTGAGATTCTTAGTATGAGGTACTGTAATTTGAAGGAGTTGTCGAGAGAAATAGGAGATTTGACCAATCTAAAGATGTTGGATTTCACCCGTACAAGTATTTCGACAATTCTATCCGAAGGGATCATATCAAAGTTGCATAGTTTAGAAGAACTGTACATGGAACAATTTGCGAACTGGGGGCGTAAAGTTGAGGGAGACAGAGAAGAAACAAATGTTGGTTTTGACGAGGTAACTAGCTTGTCAAATTTAAGAGTTTTAGAGGTTCGTTTCCCCGATGCAGCATGTATACCTAAAAATGTTGAGTTCAATCCGAATTGGGTGAAATTTGATATATATGTGGGCACAAGCGAGAAGATGCAAGTCACTAATCGATATTGTCATAAATCAATAGTCTTGAGGCTTGCCACCATAAGTAGCTTGCCGGACTGGTTTTGCAATGCGGTGATGAACATAACAGAGAGGCTACAGTGGGAAGGGTGCCGAAGGTTAATTGACATATTTGTGGAGTCTGAGCATCGGAGATTACATGGACTGAAGCTTCTCTATATAATTGGTCCCATTAGGGGGTACAAGCTTATGAACCCAATAACATGGGTTCCAACAAAACCTGTGTTCGAGAACTTGGAAGAGTTGCATCTGGAATACGTGGATTGCCAGGAGTTTTGTGTTGGTGAATTACCACCTGGGTCTCTATTCAATTTGAAGTTATTGAAGGTTAACAATTGTAAAAACTGGGGGAATGTACTTCTACCATCAGCATTGTTACAGAGACTACCAAATCTGGAAGAACTATATTGTCATTCCATGGATATTAAATATGTTTTTAGTGATGAAGCGTTATTTgaacaatcaaaattgagaaaGTTAGACGTGAGGGGTCAATGGGGTCTACATACAGTGAGAAGCATGAGAAGCATATGTCATGGACCTACTCCAGCTGCAATGTTCCAATCTCTTCAAAGTTTGACCATTAGGCTGTGCAACTTGCAGGGAAGTCTCTTCACCTCTGATGTTGCTCAATATCTTTTTCAATTGGAATACATTCGTTTACTAGGTTGCCCCTTTTTGCAAAGAATAGTTGAAGCAAGCAACAAGAAGATCATTCTTccaaaattgaaggaattaGTTTTGGAAGAACTACCAATGTTAGACTATGAAAGTGCTTCTTTTGATATTGAGTGTCCTTCACTGGAAAACCTATATGTGACGGAATGCCCCATGTTTTTAGCCTCTTCTCTTGACTTCCACAGCAGGAAACAAGTCCAATTCAAGAGGTATGTTGCTGTATCAAAAACTTACTTGATTTGTCATATTAATTTGGTAGTCCAATTGCTCACGAATAATCAGTAA
- the LOC133731943 gene encoding lysine-specific demethylase JMJ30, with protein MANSDHHHHHLPTPTLDSESSTLLHTLSEHGGYAYVSMATRAAAGDVRAAEAAREMAWEQLHSGPWHSVLPVWRDAYAMACLHVAKLHFAAAEFTDALRALDMGLLMGGPLFKSDLHAAVTKVSAKSRPAAVRVSEQNGPNLDRRLVRDDFKATEMLGVLPPKSLSCKTVVKKSGLSLEGFLREHFLPGLPVILTDCMAHWPARAKWNDMDYLTRVAGDRTVPVEVGKNYLYPEWKQELITFSQFLERIRGNDSSSGAPTYLAQHSLFDQINELREDICIPDYCCAGGGELRSLNAWFGPAGTVTPLHHDPHHNVFAQVVGKKYIRLYRASLSEELYPHTETMLCNSSQVDLDNVDEREFPEVQDLEFLDCILEEGEMLYIPPKWWHYVRSLTTSMSVSFWWSDYDSSATS; from the exons ATGGCCAACTccgaccaccaccaccaccacctccccACCCCGACCCTCGACTCCGAGTCCTCCACGCTCCTCCACACCCTCTCCGAGCACGGCGGCTACGCCTACGTCAGCATGGCCACACGCGCCGCCGCCGGCGACGTCCGTGCTGCCGAGGCCGCTCGTGAGATGGCCTGGGAGCAGCTCCACTCCGGCCCCTGGCACTCCGTCCTCCCCGTCTGGCGCGACGCCTACGCAATGGCCTGCCTCCACGTCGCCAAGCTCCACTTCGCCGCCGCTGAGTTCACCGACGCCCTCCGCGCCCTCGACATGGGCCTCCTCATGGGCGGCCCGCTCTTCAAATCGGACCTCCACGCCGCCGTGACTAAAGTCTCCGCTAAATCCAGACCGGCCGCCGTTAGGGTTTCAGAACAAAACGGCCCCAATTTGGACCGCCGTCTGGTCCGTGACGACTTCAAAGCAACGGAG ATGCTTGGGGTTTTGCCTCCAAAATCACTATCTTGTAAAACGGTTGTGAAGAAGTCTGGTCTATCTTTGGAAGGGTTTTTACGAGAACATTTCTTACCGGGATTGCCGGTTATTTTGACTGATTGTATGGCGCATTGGCCGGCGAGGGCGAAGTGGAATGACATGGATTACCTGACAAGAGTTGCCGGTGACCGGACGGTGCCGGTTGAG GTTGGGAAAAATTATTTGTATCCGGAGTGGAAGCAGGAGCTTATTACGTTTTCGCAGTTTCTTGAGAGGATTCGGGGTAATGACTCTTCCTCTGGTGCCCCGACGTATCTTGCCCAGCACTCATTGTTTGATCAG ATAAACGAGCTGCGTGAGGACATATGTATTCCCGACTATTGTTGTGCTGGTGGTGGGGAACTAAGGTCTCTAAATGCTTGGTTTGGTCCGGCTGGGACTGTAACCCCATTACACCATGATCCGCACCATAATGTGTTTGCTCAG GTAGTTGGAAAAAAGTATATAAGGCTCTATCGTGCTTCATTGTCTGAGGAACTCTATCCACATACTGAAACCATGCTTTGCAACTCAAGTCAG GTTGATCTTGACAATGTAGATGAGAGAGAATTCCCGGAGGTGCAGGACTTAGAATTTCTTGACTGCATATTAGAGGAAGGTGAGATGCTTTATATCCCACCAAAGTGGTGGCACTATGTGCGGTCTCTGACAACAAGTATGTCAGTTAGCTTTTGGTGGAGTGATTATGACAGTTCAGCTACGTCTTGA